A region from the Engraulis encrasicolus isolate BLACKSEA-1 chromosome 18, IST_EnEncr_1.0, whole genome shotgun sequence genome encodes:
- the max gene encoding protein max isoform X7, with protein sequence MSDNDDIEVDSDADKRAHHNALERKRRDHIKDSFHSLRDSVPALQGEKASRAQILDKATEYIQYMRRKNHTHQQDIDDLKKQNAQLEQQVRALEKVKGLQGSYSSSDSVPARYTNAKGSTVSAFDGGSGSSSESEIEEPPTRKKVRAEAS encoded by the exons ATGAGCGATAACGATGACATCGAGGTTGATAGTGAC GCAGACAAACGGGCACATCACAATGCGCTGGAGCGCAAGCGAAGGGACCACATCAAAGACAGCTTCCACAGCCTACGAGACTCCGTGCCTGCGTTGCAGGGGGAAAAG GCATCTCGAGCCCAGATCCTAGACAAAGCCACAGAGTACATCCAGTACATGCGAAggaaaaaccacacacaccagcaggacATCGACGACCTGAAGAAGCAAAACGCCCAGCTGGAGCAGCAAG TGCGTGCCCTGGAGAAGGTGAAGGGCCTGCAGGGCAGCTACTCCTCCTCGGACTCGGTGCCGGCTCGCTACACCAACGCCAAGGGCAGCACAGTCTCCGCCTTCGACGGCGGCTCCGGCTCCAGCTCCGAGTCGGAAATCGAGGAGCCGCCCACGCGCAAGAAGGTCCGCGCAGAAGCCAGCTAG
- the max gene encoding protein max isoform X4 has product MSDNDDIEVDSDEESSRYINVADKRAHHNALERKRRDHIKDSFHSLRDSVPALQGEKASRAQILDKATEYIQYMRRKNHTHQQDIDDLKKQNAQLEQQAVRALEKVKGLQGSYSSSDSVPARYTNAKGSTVSAFDGGSGSSSESEIEEPPTRKKVRAEAS; this is encoded by the exons ATGAGCGATAACGATGACATCGAGGTTGATAGTGAC GAAGAATCATCGAGATATATCAATGTG GCAGACAAACGGGCACATCACAATGCGCTGGAGCGCAAGCGAAGGGACCACATCAAAGACAGCTTCCACAGCCTACGAGACTCCGTGCCTGCGTTGCAGGGGGAAAAG GCATCTCGAGCCCAGATCCTAGACAAAGCCACAGAGTACATCCAGTACATGCGAAggaaaaaccacacacaccagcaggacATCGACGACCTGAAGAAGCAAAACGCCCAGCTGGAGCAGCAAG CAGTGCGTGCCCTGGAGAAGGTGAAGGGCCTGCAGGGCAGCTACTCCTCCTCGGACTCGGTGCCGGCTCGCTACACCAACGCCAAGGGCAGCACAGTCTCCGCCTTCGACGGCGGCTCCGGCTCCAGCTCCGAGTCGGAAATCGAGGAGCCGCCCACGCGCAAGAAGGTCCGCGCAGAAGCCAGCTAG
- the max gene encoding protein max isoform X3 — translation MSDNDDIEVDSDADKRAHHNALERKRRDHIKDSFHSLRDSVPALQGEKMAAHGAASGSGVKASRAQILDKATEYIQYMRRKNHTHQQDIDDLKKQNAQLEQQAVRALEKVKGLQGSYSSSDSVPARYTNAKGSTVSAFDGGSGSSSESEIEEPPTRKKVRAEAS, via the exons ATGAGCGATAACGATGACATCGAGGTTGATAGTGAC GCAGACAAACGGGCACATCACAATGCGCTGGAGCGCAAGCGAAGGGACCACATCAAAGACAGCTTCCACAGCCTACGAGACTCCGTGCCTGCGTTGCAGGGGGAAAAG atggcggctcatggagcggCTTCAGGAAGTGGCGTAAAg GCATCTCGAGCCCAGATCCTAGACAAAGCCACAGAGTACATCCAGTACATGCGAAggaaaaaccacacacaccagcaggacATCGACGACCTGAAGAAGCAAAACGCCCAGCTGGAGCAGCAAG CAGTGCGTGCCCTGGAGAAGGTGAAGGGCCTGCAGGGCAGCTACTCCTCCTCGGACTCGGTGCCGGCTCGCTACACCAACGCCAAGGGCAGCACAGTCTCCGCCTTCGACGGCGGCTCCGGCTCCAGCTCCGAGTCGGAAATCGAGGAGCCGCCCACGCGCAAGAAGGTCCGCGCAGAAGCCAGCTAG
- the max gene encoding protein max isoform X6, whose amino-acid sequence MSDNDDIEVDSDADKRAHHNALERKRRDHIKDSFHSLRDSVPALQGEKASRAQILDKATEYIQYMRRKNHTHQQDIDDLKKQNAQLEQQAVRALEKVKGLQGSYSSSDSVPARYTNAKGSTVSAFDGGSGSSSESEIEEPPTRKKVRAEAS is encoded by the exons ATGAGCGATAACGATGACATCGAGGTTGATAGTGAC GCAGACAAACGGGCACATCACAATGCGCTGGAGCGCAAGCGAAGGGACCACATCAAAGACAGCTTCCACAGCCTACGAGACTCCGTGCCTGCGTTGCAGGGGGAAAAG GCATCTCGAGCCCAGATCCTAGACAAAGCCACAGAGTACATCCAGTACATGCGAAggaaaaaccacacacaccagcaggacATCGACGACCTGAAGAAGCAAAACGCCCAGCTGGAGCAGCAAG CAGTGCGTGCCCTGGAGAAGGTGAAGGGCCTGCAGGGCAGCTACTCCTCCTCGGACTCGGTGCCGGCTCGCTACACCAACGCCAAGGGCAGCACAGTCTCCGCCTTCGACGGCGGCTCCGGCTCCAGCTCCGAGTCGGAAATCGAGGAGCCGCCCACGCGCAAGAAGGTCCGCGCAGAAGCCAGCTAG
- the max gene encoding protein max isoform X2, with protein sequence MSDNDDIEVDSDEESSRYINVADKRAHHNALERKRRDHIKDSFHSLRDSVPALQGEKMAAHGAASGSGVKASRAQILDKATEYIQYMRRKNHTHQQDIDDLKKQNAQLEQQVRALEKVKGLQGSYSSSDSVPARYTNAKGSTVSAFDGGSGSSSESEIEEPPTRKKVRAEAS encoded by the exons ATGAGCGATAACGATGACATCGAGGTTGATAGTGAC GAAGAATCATCGAGATATATCAATGTG GCAGACAAACGGGCACATCACAATGCGCTGGAGCGCAAGCGAAGGGACCACATCAAAGACAGCTTCCACAGCCTACGAGACTCCGTGCCTGCGTTGCAGGGGGAAAAG atggcggctcatggagcggCTTCAGGAAGTGGCGTAAAg GCATCTCGAGCCCAGATCCTAGACAAAGCCACAGAGTACATCCAGTACATGCGAAggaaaaaccacacacaccagcaggacATCGACGACCTGAAGAAGCAAAACGCCCAGCTGGAGCAGCAAG TGCGTGCCCTGGAGAAGGTGAAGGGCCTGCAGGGCAGCTACTCCTCCTCGGACTCGGTGCCGGCTCGCTACACCAACGCCAAGGGCAGCACAGTCTCCGCCTTCGACGGCGGCTCCGGCTCCAGCTCCGAGTCGGAAATCGAGGAGCCGCCCACGCGCAAGAAGGTCCGCGCAGAAGCCAGCTAG
- the max gene encoding protein max isoform X5, translating into MSDNDDIEVDSDEESSRYINVADKRAHHNALERKRRDHIKDSFHSLRDSVPALQGEKASRAQILDKATEYIQYMRRKNHTHQQDIDDLKKQNAQLEQQVRALEKVKGLQGSYSSSDSVPARYTNAKGSTVSAFDGGSGSSSESEIEEPPTRKKVRAEAS; encoded by the exons ATGAGCGATAACGATGACATCGAGGTTGATAGTGAC GAAGAATCATCGAGATATATCAATGTG GCAGACAAACGGGCACATCACAATGCGCTGGAGCGCAAGCGAAGGGACCACATCAAAGACAGCTTCCACAGCCTACGAGACTCCGTGCCTGCGTTGCAGGGGGAAAAG GCATCTCGAGCCCAGATCCTAGACAAAGCCACAGAGTACATCCAGTACATGCGAAggaaaaaccacacacaccagcaggacATCGACGACCTGAAGAAGCAAAACGCCCAGCTGGAGCAGCAAG TGCGTGCCCTGGAGAAGGTGAAGGGCCTGCAGGGCAGCTACTCCTCCTCGGACTCGGTGCCGGCTCGCTACACCAACGCCAAGGGCAGCACAGTCTCCGCCTTCGACGGCGGCTCCGGCTCCAGCTCCGAGTCGGAAATCGAGGAGCCGCCCACGCGCAAGAAGGTCCGCGCAGAAGCCAGCTAG
- the max gene encoding protein max isoform X1, producing MSDNDDIEVDSDEESSRYINVADKRAHHNALERKRRDHIKDSFHSLRDSVPALQGEKMAAHGAASGSGVKASRAQILDKATEYIQYMRRKNHTHQQDIDDLKKQNAQLEQQAVRALEKVKGLQGSYSSSDSVPARYTNAKGSTVSAFDGGSGSSSESEIEEPPTRKKVRAEAS from the exons ATGAGCGATAACGATGACATCGAGGTTGATAGTGAC GAAGAATCATCGAGATATATCAATGTG GCAGACAAACGGGCACATCACAATGCGCTGGAGCGCAAGCGAAGGGACCACATCAAAGACAGCTTCCACAGCCTACGAGACTCCGTGCCTGCGTTGCAGGGGGAAAAG atggcggctcatggagcggCTTCAGGAAGTGGCGTAAAg GCATCTCGAGCCCAGATCCTAGACAAAGCCACAGAGTACATCCAGTACATGCGAAggaaaaaccacacacaccagcaggacATCGACGACCTGAAGAAGCAAAACGCCCAGCTGGAGCAGCAAG CAGTGCGTGCCCTGGAGAAGGTGAAGGGCCTGCAGGGCAGCTACTCCTCCTCGGACTCGGTGCCGGCTCGCTACACCAACGCCAAGGGCAGCACAGTCTCCGCCTTCGACGGCGGCTCCGGCTCCAGCTCCGAGTCGGAAATCGAGGAGCCGCCCACGCGCAAGAAGGTCCGCGCAGAAGCCAGCTAG